The genomic window CGCATCGTCACCGACGAGACCAAGAAGGCCATGCGCCAGGCGCTGCGCGACATCCAGACCGGCGAGTACGCCAAGAGCTTCATCGCCGAGAACCTGGCCGGCGCGCCCACGCTGCAAAGCCGCCGCCGCCTGAACGCCGAAAGCCAGATCGAGGTGGTGGGCGAGAAGCTGCGCGCCATGATGCCCTGGATCAAGGCCAACAAGCTGGTCGACAAATCAAGAAACTGATCCGACCTTAGCGCAACGAAAAGGCCGCGAGCGATCGCGGCCTTTTTTGTGGGCGCCGCGGCGCGGCTCACAGATCGGTGCGCAGCCGCCACAGCTCCGGGAACAGCACCACGTCCAGCATCTTGCGCAGGTAGCCCACGCCGCTGGTGCCGCCGGTGCCGCGCTTGAAGCCGATGATGCGCTCCACCGTGGTCACGTGCTTGAAGCGCCAGACGCGGAAGGCGTCTTCCAGGTCGGTGAGTTTTTCGCCCAGCTGGTACAGGTCCCAGTATTGATCCGGCGCGCGGTAGACGGTGAGCCAGGCGGCCTCGACGGCGTCGCTGGCCTCGTAGGGCTGCGTCCAGTCGCGCTGCAGGTGGCTGGTGGGCACGCTCAGGCCGCGGCGGGCCATCAGCTGCAGCGCCTCGTCGTACAGCGAAGGCGCGTTGTAGTACGACTGCACCAGCGCCAGGCGCTCGGGCTTGTGCGCGTGCACCTTCAGCATGGCGGCGTTCTTGTTGCCCAGGGCGAATTCGATGCAGCGGTACTGAAAGCTCTGAAAACCGCTGGACGGGCCCAGGAACGGGCGGATGGCGCTGTACTCGGGCGGGGTCATGGTGGCCAGCACGTCCCAGGCGCCCACCAGCTGCTCGAAGATGCGGCTGGCGCGCGCCAGCTTCTTGAAGGCGGGCGGCAGGCGGTCGGCGCGCACGTCCTGCAGGGCGGCGCCGATCTCGGTCAGCATCAGCTTCATCCACAGCTCGCTGGTCTGGTGCTGGATGATGAACAGCATCTCGTCGTGTGCGGGCGAGAGCGGGTGCTGGGCCGAGAGCACCTGGTCGATGTGCAGGTAGTCGCCATAGCTCATGCTGTTGGTGTAGTCGAGCTGGGCGTGCTCGTCGCGCACGATGGCGGCGGTGTCTTTGGTGGTCATGGGGTGGTCTCCTTGGGATGAATGAATGTCAGGTCACGGCATGGCGCTGGTTGAACTCAGGCTTCCGGTATTCCTGCTTCTGCAGCACTTCGGCCAGGTGGCGCGCGGCGTGCCACACGTCCTCGTGGCGCAGGTACAGCGGCGTGAAGCCCAGGCGCACGATGTCCGGCTGCTGCGCGTCGCCCGCGCGAAAGTCCCCGATCACGCCGCGCGCGATCAGCGCCTGCACGATGGCATACGCACTGCCGGCCGGCAGCCTGGCCGTCGGTGACAGGCACACCTGCGAGCCGCGCCGGGCATGCTCGCGCGGAGTCACCAGCTCGAACTGGCCCGGGCACTGGGCCTCGACCAGCTCGATGAACAGATCGGTCAGCTGCAGCGACTTGGCACGCAGCGCGGCCATACCGCCCAGGCCGGCGGCGGCGTCGAACACGTCCAGCGCCGCATCCAGCGCGGCCAGGCTGATGATCGGCTGCGTGCCGCACTGGTAGCGCGTGATGTCCATGGCCGGCTGGTACTCGGGCGTGAAGTCGAACGGCGCCGCATGTCCCCACCAGCCGGCCAGCGGCTGCCAGCAGCGGGCCACGTGGCGCGGATGCACCCACACGAAGGCCGGCGAGCCCGGGCCGCCGTTGAAATACTTGTAGGTGCAGCCGACGGCAAAGTCGGCATCGGCGCCGCTCAGGTCGACCGGCACCGCGCCGGCGCTGTGGCACAGGTCCCACACCGTCAGCACCCCGGCGGCATGCGCGGCGGCGGTGACCTGCGCCATGTCGTGCAGCGCGCCGGTGCGGTAGTTGACCTGGGTGAGCATCAGCACCGCCACATCGGGCTGCAGGCTTTGCAGCACCTCGTGCGGCTCGATCAGCTTGAGCGTGCAGCCGCGCTCGCGGCACAGGGCCTCGGCGATGTACAGGTCGGTGGGGAAGTTGCTGCGCTCGCTGACCACCACGCGGCGCGTGTCGTCCTGCTGCCGGGCGATGGACAGCGCGGCCGACAGCGCCTTGTAGAGGTTGATCGAGGTGGTGTCGGCGGCCACCACCTGGCCGGCCTGGGCGCCGATCCAGGGGGCGATGCGGTCGCCCACGCGGCGCGGCAGGGCAAACCAGCCGGCCTTGTTCCAGCTGGTGATCAAGTCGCGCCCCCACTGCTGGGCCACCACGGCGGCCACGCGCGCGGGCACGGCGCGGGGCTGCGCGCCCAGCGAGTTGCCGTCCAGGTAGATCACGCCGGCGGGCAGCTCGAACAAATCGCGCAGCGGGGCCAGCGGGTCGGCGCGGTCGTGCGCCTGGCAGTCGGACAGGGAAGTCATTGGCTCTCCAAAAGATAGCTGCTTGCGCCCATCTGGCGGGCGCGAGCGGGGGTTTTGATTCAAATTCAGGATGGCAGGGCGCGCAGCACGGCGCGCACGGGCGAGGCGTCGGCCTCGGTCAGCCGCAGGGGCAGGGCGATCAGTTCGTAGTCGCCATCGGGCACCGCGTCGAGCACCAGGTTTTCCAGCACGCGCAGGCCGCGCCGGCGAATCACCTGGTGGCTGGCCAGTTGCTTGCTGTCGGCCGGGTCGATGCTGGCGGTGTCGATGCCGATCAGGCGCACGCCGGCATCCGCCAGGCGCTCCACCGTCTCGGGCGCGTAGGCGGCCAGTTGCGGGTCCCAGTGGCCGGTGGGCGCGCGGGCGTAGGTTCGCACCAGCACACGCGGCGGCAGCCCGTATGCGGCGTGCGCCAGGTGCTCCCAAAGAATGAGCGGCCGCACGCCGATGGCGTGGATCACGCGGCAGGGGCCGAGAAACGGCGTCAGGTCCAGATCGCCCACGGCGGCGCCGGCCGGGTCGTAGTGCAGGGGCGCGTCGGCGTGCGCGCCCACGTGCGGCGACAGGGTGATGGCGCTGACGTTGACCGGGCAGCCGGGGCCGATCTGCGCCGACCAGCGCTGCTGATACGCCGTGTCGCCCGGAAACACCGGGCTGGCGGCGTGTACGGGCGGGGAGATGTCCCACAGCGGGCGGGAGGAATCAGACATGGGCGCGAAGTTAACGCGCCCAAAACGGCCGTGGTGTCGGTTGTTTGCAACAGGCGATGAAAAAAATCGCTGCTTCAAACCAAGGCTGAATTTGGGTTCAGGCCGGCACCGGCAGGCCGTGATAGCGCCGGGCGCGCAGGCAGGCGTCGGAGCCGGCCTCGAACTCGTGGCAGGGCGAGGGCCGCCAGGGGTAGATGGCGCAGGCCACCTGCTGGCCCACGCGGCCCGTCAGGGCGGCGCAGCGCGGCGGCGAGTGGTCGGTGCCGCGCAGGCGGCAGGTGTGGGCGGTGAGGGGCTCGGCCAGGCCGTCGGGCACGCGGCCGCCTTCGGCCTCGGTCTCGAAGACCGAGAAATCGACACGAAAACTGGCGCAGCAGGCGCCACAGCTTTGGCAGTCGAGCCGATCCATCCTTACGCGAGCCGGCCCAGCAGCAGGTACTCCATGAGCGCCTTCTGCACGTGCATCCGGTTCTCCGCCTCGTCCCACACCACCGACTGCGGGCCGTCGATGACCTCGGCGCTCACCTCTTCGCCGCGGTGCGCGGGCAGGCAGTGCATGAACAGGGCGTCGGGGTGGGCGGCGCGCATCATCTTCGCGTCCACGCACCAGTCGGCAAAGGCCTTCTTGCGCGCCTCGTTCTCGGCCTCGTAGCCCATGCTGGTCCACACGTCGGTGGTCACCAGGTCGGCGCCGGCGCAGGCCTGCAGCGGGTCGCTGAAGGTCTTCCAGCCTTGCGCGACCTGGGTGCCCGACGAGGCCAGTTTCGTGTCCATCTCGTAGCCGCGCGGCGTGGCCACGTGCAGCGTGAAGCCCAGCAGCGCCGCGGCCTGCGCCCAGGTGTGGGCCATGTTGTTGCCGTCGCCGATCCAGGCCACCGTCTTGCCCTGGATGGAGCCGCGGTGCTCGATGAAGGTGAAGATGTCGGCCAGGATCTGGCAGGGGTGGTATTCGTTGGTCAGGCCGTTGATGACGGGCACGCGCGAAAACTGCGCGAAGCGCTCGATGCGCGCCTGCTCGAAGGTGCGGATCATCACGAGGTCGGTCATGCGGCTGATCACGCGCGCGGTGTCCTCGATCGGCTCGCTGCGGCCCAGCTGGCTGCCTTCGCTCGTCAGGTGCACCACGCTGCCGCCCAGCTGGTACATGCCGGCCTCGAAGCTGACGCGCGTGCGCGTGCTGGCCTTCTCGAAGATCATGGCCAGCGTGCGGTCGTTGAGCGTGTGGTGCTTCTCGTAGGCCTTGAACTTGCGCTTGATCAGCGCGGCGCGGCCCAAGAGGTAGCCGTACTCGTCGGCGCTCAGGTCGGAAAACTGCAGGTAATGCTTGACGGGCGGCGGGGTCATGGCCACATCACTCCTTCAAAAAGGCTTCGATCAGCGGCACCAGGATGGCGACGATCTCGTCGGCTTCGGCCGTGCTCAGGATCAAGGGCGGCACCAGGCGGATGACCGAATCGGCCGTCACGCTGATCAGCAGGCCCGCGTGCAGCGCGCGCTCGGCCAGCGCGCCGCAGGGCTTGGCCAGCTCCACGCCGATCATCAGGCCCTGGCCGCGCACCTCGCGCACGCCGGGGTTGCCGGCCAGCGCCTGCTGCAGCGCGCCCTTCAGGTGCGCGCCCACGGTGGCGGCATTCTGAAGCAGGTTTTCTTCTTCCATAATGCGCAGGGTTTCGACCCCCGCACGCATGGCCAGCGGGTTGCCGCCGAAGGTGGTGCCGTGGTTGCCCGGGCCGAAGATGTGCGCGGCCTTGGGGCCCGCCACCACGGCGCCGATGGGCACGCCCGAGCCCAGGCCCTTGGCCAGCGGCATCACGTCGGGCACGATGCCGGCCCACTGGTGGGCGAACCACTTGCCGGTGCGGCCCATGCCGCACTGCACCTCGTCGATCATCAGCAGCCAGCCGCGCTCGTCGCACAGGGCGCGCACCTGCTTGAGGTATTCCACCCGCATGGGGTGGATGCCGCCTTCGCCCTGGATGGTCTCGAAGAACACGGCCACCACATCCTGGTTGCCGTCGGTGGCCTTCTTGAGGGCCTCGATGTCGTTGAGCGGCACGCGGATGAAGCCTGCCACCAGCGGGCCGAAGCCTTTTTGCACCTTGGGGTTGCCGGTGGCCGAGAGGGTGGCGATGCTGCGGCCGTGGAAGGCGTGCTCGTAGACCACGATCTGCGGCTTGTCGATGCCCTTGTCGTGGCCGTACTTGCGCGCCAGCTTCAGCGCCGCTTCGTTGGCCTCCAGCCCGGTGCAGCAGAAAAACACGTTCGTCATGCCCGAGATTTCGGTCAGCTTGGCCGCCAGCTTCTCGGCGTTGGGCGTGTAGTAGTAGTTGCTGGTGTGGATCAGCTTGGCGATCTGGTCCTGCAGGGCGGGCACCAGCTTGGGGTGGGCGTGGCCCAGGGTGTTGACGGCGATGCCGCCCAGGCCGTCGAGATAGCTCTTGCCATGAACGTCCCACAGGCGGCAGCCCTTGCCGTAGGCCATGGCCGCGGGCAGGCGGCCGTAGGTGTTCATCAGGTGGGGCTGCTCGAGTTCGGGGGCGGTGCTCACGGTTCAAACTCCTCAAATCACCAAAAAGAAGCGGGCCAACGCGGCCCGTCGAAGCTCTATTCTAGAAGTGCGGCCCAGCGCCCGCGTTGCGGCTTTTGCATGACAGCGATGCGCCGGCTGGCGGTGCCGCTTCGGGGTGGCGGATAAAATGCGCATGCCGCCTCCGGCTGCCGATGCCGGTTCGAGCGGCGTCTTTTTTTGCGTTCTTGCGGACGGCTTGCCGTCACGGACCGATGGCCGTCTCTCCCTCCAGCAGCGAAGTTTTCATCCAGGGCATCACCCGCGACGGGCGTACCTTTCGCCCCAGCGACTGGTCCGAGCGGCTGGCGGGCGTGATGGCGCGCTTTCGCCCCGGCGGCGCGGCCGGGCCCGGCGCGCACCTGGGCTATTCGCCCTGGTGCCTGCCCACCGTGATCGGCGGCGTGAAGTGCGTGGTGGTCAACCGCGCGCTGCGCGAGCACGAGCCCATGGCCTGGGACTTCGTGATGAACTTCGCCCGCGACAACGACCTGCAGACCGCCGAGGCCTGCCTGCTGGGCGATGCCCCTGACCACAAATCATGAGTCGAATCGGTCGCTAGCCCGCGTCAATAGAGCCCGAGAGGCTATCAATACTGTAGTTTTCCGGGGGGCGTTTCCGGCATCCGATGGCGGCCTGATGCGGCCAGCCTGAGCAGCTCCAGCCAGCCCAGGCACAGCGCCAGCACGCCGGCGCCGGCCGCCAGCCCGGCCCAGCCCACGGGGGCCAGCCCCATCAGATGGCGCAGGCCGGGGATGGCCAGCACCGCCAGCAGCAGCACGCCCACGGCCGCCGCCATGGGGGGCAGCCAGGGGTTGGGCGCCGCGCCGCGGTGCAGCACGGCGCGCGCCGGGTCGCGCTGCGCCAGGATCAGCAACAGCACGCACGGCAGCAGCGCGCCGAAGACCACGGTGCGGCCCTGGGCCACGCTCCAGCCCCGGGCCTGCAGCCCCGCCTGCGCGGCCAGCAGCAGGGCGGCCACGCCGGCGCCCTGCAGCAGCGGCAGCACCAGGGTGCGCAGGGCAAAGGGCGAATCATCCACTGGCCGCGGCGGGCGCTGCATGATGCCGGGCGCCTCGGGCTCGGCCTCGAAGACGATGGAGCAGGCCGGGTCGATGAGCAGCTCCATGAGCACGATGTGCACCGGCAGCAGCAGCGCCGGCCAGTGCAGCAGGGTGGGCGCCAGCGCCAGCGCCACGATCGGCAGGTGCACGGCGAACACGAAGCGCGTGGCCTTGCGCACGTTGTCGTCGATGCGCCGGCCATGGCGGATGGCGGCGACGATGTGGGCAAAGCTGTCCTTGAGCAGCACCAGCGCCGCGGCCTCGCGCGCCACGTCGGTGCCGCGCTCGCCCATGGCGATGCCCACGTGCGCGGCCTTCAGCGCGGGCGCGTCGTTCACGCCGTCGCCGGTCATGGCCACCACCTCGCCGCTGGCGTGCAGCAGCTGCACTAGGCGCAGCTTGTGCTCGGGCTTCAGGCGCGCGCACAGGTCCACGTGGCGCAGGCGCTCGCCCAGCGTGGCGTCGTCCAGGCGCTCGATCTCGTCGCCGGTGATGACCTCGGGCCGCTCCGACAGGCCCACCTGGCGCGCGATGGCGCGCGCCGTCGCCGGGTGGTCGCCGGTCATCATGACCACGCGCACGCGGGCGGCGCGGCATTGGGCAATGGCGTCCGGCACCTCGGGGCGCGGCGGGTCGGCCAGGGCCAGCAGGCCCAGGAATTCAAAGTCGAAGTCGTGCTGGCTGGGCGGCCAGGCGGCGCCGTTGGCATCGCCCGTGCCGGGCCAGCGCCCGCGCGCCACGCCCAGCACGCGCAGGCCGCGCTCGGCCAGCGCTTCCACCTGGGCGCGCACCGCGGCCAGGCGCGGCGCGTCCAGGTGGCACAGGTCGGCTACCGCCTCGGGCGCGCCCTTGGTGGCCAGCAGGTGCTGCCGGGGCGCGCCGCTGGCAAACACCCGCGTCATGGCCAGGATCTCGCCCGACAGCGCGTACTCGAACACCGGCTCGCGTCCGTCGTGCACGTGCTCGGTGCCCTGCAGCCAGGCGTGGCCGAACTGCTGGATGGCCTTCTCCATGGGGTCGAACGGGTCGCCCGGCGTGGCCAGCATGGCGAATTCCACCAGCCGGTGGAAGTCCTCGGGCAGCTCGCGTGCCTCCTGCGCGCGCCAGGCGCCGGCGGGCGTGGCCAGCTCGGCCACGGCCATGCGGTTTTGGGTCAGCGTGCCGGTCTTGTCCACGGCCAGCACGGTGATGGCGCCCAGGGTCTCCACGGCCGTGATGCGCCGCGTGAGCACCTGCAGCCGCGTCAGGCGCCAGGCGCCCAGCGCCAGGAACACGGTGAGGATGACCGGGATCTCCTCGGGCAGCAGCGCCATGGCCAGGGCAATGCCGGCGAGCAGGCTGTCCAGCAGCGGCCGGCCGTTCCACCACCAGCCAAGCCCCACCTGCGCCAGCGCCAGCGCGATGGCCAGCACGCCCAGGCCGCGCACCAGCCGGCGCGAGCGCTGCTGCAGCGGCGAGGGCGGCGCCTCGGTGGCGGCCAGGTCGGCGCCGATGCGGCCCACCGCCGTGCGCCCCGCCGTGGCCTGCACCTGCGCCAGGCCCACGCCGCGCGTGACCACGGTGCTGGCAAACAGGCTGGCGCTCTCGGCTTCGTTCGTCTCTGTGGCCTGCTTGGCCACGGGCACCGATTCGCCCGTGAGCAGCGATTCGTCCACCTCCAGCTGGCCCTGCAGCAGCTGTGCGTCGGCGGCGATGCGGTCGCCCTCGTGCAGCACCAGCAGGTCGCCGCAGACCACCTCGGTGCCGGCGATGCGCTGCTCCTGGCCGCCGCGCAGCACCAGGGCGCGCGGGGCGGACAGCTCGCGCAGCGACTCCAGCGCGCGCTGCGTGCGGCGCTCCTGCACCAGCGTGATGCCGATGACCACGAAGACGAAGCCGAGCAGAAACAGCGCCTCGCCCCGGTCGCCCAGCGCCAGGTAGATGCCGCCCGCGGCCAGCAGCATCAGGAACATGGGCTCGGTGAGCACCTCGCGCACGATCGCCAGCAGCGACTTGGGCGCGCTGCCCGGCAACTGGTTGGGGCCGTCGCGCGCCAGGCGCTCGGCGGCCTCGTGGTGGCTCAGGCCCTGGGGCGTATCGGCATGCCCGGCGCCAGCCGGGTGGTCATGAGTCATGCGTCATTCTGATTGCGCGGCAGCCACCCAGCGCAGGCCCCGGCCCCGGCTGAGGTAGTAGTCGCCTTGCGGGCTGATGACGACGGCGCGCAGCGTGGCCGGGTCGGAGAAGTATTGCCAGCCGTGGCCCGGCTGCTTGGGGGCGGCGCTGTGGGGCACGGTCTGCATGCCGTGATCGTAGCCATCGTCGGCGGGTGCGCTAACGGGCTGCGCCCGCTGGTGCTTGTGGCTGTGGCTGGCGGCGAGCGCCGGGGTGCCGATGGTGGCGGTCAACAGGGCCAGCGTGGCGAGCAGGGTGGTGGTGCGCATGATGATCTCCTGTGATGGCAGTCGAAAGTGACTGTGACGCCAGTGTGCGCGGAAGGGGGTGAATCGGTGCTGAACGCGGGGTTCATCGGCCGTTCAGCCAGCGGTCTCGCGCGCGTCGAAACGCCCCAGTCCGATCTCGGTCAGGGTGTCGCCCCGGCGCAGCAGCCACAGCACTTCCAGGCCATGGCGCTGCGCCAGCGCCAGGCCTTCGCCCGGGCCGGCCACCAGCAGCGCGGTGGCCCAGGCGTCGGCGTCCATGCAGGCGGGCGCCAGCACGGTGACGCTGGCCACGCCGTTGTGTACCGGCCGGCCGCTGCGCCCGTCCATGCTGTGCGCCAGGCGGGCCTCGCCCACCTGCACGAAGTGGCGGTAGTCGCCCGAGGTGGCCACCGCCAGGTCGGCCAGTTCCAGCACGCCGTGCGCGGCGCGCCGGCCGGTGTCGGGGCGCTCCAGCGCCACGGCCCAGGGCGTGCCGTCCGCCTGGCTGCCCAGGGCGCGCAGCTCGCCGTCCAGCGCCGCCAGCGCGTGGGCCACGCCGTGCTGCTGCAGCACCTGCGCCATCCGGTCCACCGCGTAGCCCTTGGCGATGCCGCACAGGTCCACCTGCAGCAGCGCGTGCTTGCGCGCGCGGCCGGCGGCGGGGTCGAGTTCGAGTTTTTCGTAGGCTGGACGCGGTGCCGCGCGGATGGCGGCGGCGTCGGGCGCATCGCGCGCCGCGCCGAAGCCCCAGGCATCGACCAGCGCGCCCACCGTGGGGTCGAAGGCGCCGTGGCTCAGGCGCGCGACGTCGAGCGCGCGCGCCAGCACGGCCGTGATCTCGGCCGGCAAGGGCACCCATTCGTCGGTGGGCGCGCGGTTCAGGCGCACGAGGTCGCTGTCGGGCTTCCATGGCGACATCTGCCGGTCCACCTGTTCGACGGCGGCGGCCAGATCACGCCGCAGCGCGGCCGGGTCCACGCCGGGTTCGAGGTCGCACAGCACCGACCAGCGCGTGCCCATGGTGGGGCCGTGCAGGCGCTGGCGCGCCGGGCGTTCAGAAGGTGTCTTCGGCATAGCGTCCGTGCGCCTTCAGCTGCTGCACGCTCAGACCCATGGTGGCGAGGATGGCGTCGAGCGCCTGCGCCACGCCGTGCGCCATGGTCTGGCTGCCGCACACGCGCACGATGGCGCCCTTGGAGACCAGCTCGCGCAACCTTGGCGCGTCGCGCTGCAGGGCCTCCTGCACGTAGCCGCCGCCCTGCGGCGTGCGTGAGAAGCTGGTGTTCAGGCTGGCCAGGCGCTGCTCGGCCAGCCAGCGCTGCAGGTCGTCTTCGAAGTAGTAGTCCAGCGCCGGGTCGCGCGCGCCGTAGTACAGGTGCATGGGCGTGTACCCCGTGTTGCCGCGGATGAAGCCGGCCAGCGGCGCCACGCCGGTGCCGGCGCCGATCAGCATCACCGGCCGGCGCGTGGCTTCCAGCGTGAAGGCGGGGTTGGGCCGGATGAATGCTGCGATGCGTGCGCCCGGCTGCAGGCCATGCAGGTAGCCCGAGCACACCCCGCCGGCGCGGCGGCGCACGCAGATCTCGACGAAGCCGTCGCGCCAGCCGCTGGCGAGCGAATACAGGCGCGGCACGGCGCTGCCCGGCGCCAGCACGCCCAGCAGGTCGCCGGCGGCAAAGCGCGGCAGCGCGCGCCCGCGCAGGCGGTCGAGCCAGCTGGCCTTGGGCCACTTGAAGCGCAGGATGGCCGCCGGCTCGCCCGCGCCGCCCGGGTAGTCCTGGCGCGAGACCAGCTCCAGCTCGGTGGTGCGCGGCAGGCGCGGGCGGTAGTCGATCGTGAGCGGCTGGCCGAGCTGCTCGGCCAACCGCTCGCCCCAGCGGGTGAACTCCTGCGCCGACTGCTGGTGGATGCGCTCCAGCGGCAGCAGGCTGGCCCAGCCGCGCTGACGCAGCGCGGCGTCCAGCGCCTCGGCGTAGGCGCAGAAGGCCTTGAACTGGCGGTCGCCGAAGCCCAGCACGGCCACGCGCGCCGAGGTCACCGGCGCTTGCGCGATGCGCTCCAGCGCGCGCGCTGCATGCGCCGGCGCCTGGCCGTCGCCGTAGGTGGCGGCCAGCAGCAAAACCTGCCGGGCGTTGGGCGGAACCTGGAAGTGCTCCAGGCCGCTGGTGTGCACCGCGTGCCCGGCCTGCACCAGCGCCGCGTGCAGCGCCTGGGCGAAGCCCCAGGTCGAGCCGTTCTCGCTGGCGACGAAGACGAGGGTGTCGGCCTGCGCCGGCGCGCTGTTGCGGGCCAGGCGCGGGCGCTGGCTGCGGGCCTGCCACCACAGCATCAGGCCGGTGGCCCAGAACAGCGGGATGGACAGGCCGGCCAGTCCCAGCACCGGCGCCCAGGCCCAGGCGCCCTCGCCGGTGTGCAGCAGCACGGCCCAGTCGTTGATGCGCTGGGCGGTGCTGGCGTCGTGCCAGGCCAGCGTCTGGCCGCTGTGGCGGTCGATCCAGCCCTGGCCCTGCGTGGTGGTGACCTGCCAGGTGTCGGCGGGGTCGTCGGCGGCGGGGAAGTTGAGTTTCTGCAGCTCGCGCACCGGCAGCTCGCGCAGCAGCGGCAATTGGGCCGCGGGCAGGTCGGCGGTGATGGCGGTGCTGGGGGCCAGGTCCGGCTCGGCGTCGGCATCCAGCGTGACCCAGCCGAAGGTGGCCGCGCTCATGGCCAGCGCCGTGACCGAGGTGAGCAGCAGCACCGCCAGCACCGCGCGCCCGGTGACCACGTGCAGGCGCTGCACCCGCGTGCCGCGCACGCGGCCGAGCAACTGGCGCCAGCCGCCCAGGCGCCGCGCCAGCAGCACCCCGCCGGTGGCGGCGAGCAGCCCCATGGCCAGGGCGACCAGCGCCGCCGCGATGCGCCCGCCGTCGCCCAGCAGAAAGCTGCGGTGCAGGTTCTTGAACCAGCGCATCGTGGCCGAGGGCTGGTACTCGCCCAGCACCTGGCCGCTGGCCGGGTCGATGCGGCTGGCGCGCGCCTGGCCGTTGTCGAAACCATAGACCACGATCTCGCCCGAAGGCAGGCGGCGGACTTCTTCCGCACCGGGGACGCTGGCCGCGATCTGCCCGGCCAGCTGCGCCACGCTCAGGCTATTGGGCGTGGGCCGGGCCTGCCAGCGGGAGAGCACCGGGTCCAGCGAGAGCACCGCCCCGGTCAGGCCCAGCACCAGGGCCACGGTGCCGGCCACCAGGCCGAGCCAGCGGTGGATTTGTCGCCAAAGCATCGATTTATTTGAGTTGATAGCTCGTCGATTGGATGTACTGCTTGCCGGCCTGCGCCTTGCCCGCGCCGGCGGCCGTCAGGGGCAGGCGCACTTCGGAGGGGCTGTCGCGCATGTCTTCCACGGCGGCGTCGACGTGGATCTCGTAGCCGGCGTCGATCAGCGCGTCGGCCAGGTCGGCCGTCACCTTGAGCGTGCGGCCCGCGCCCACGCTGGCGCCGGTCACGCCCTGCAGGCGCTTGGCGTCGCCGGCCGACAGGCGGTTCCAGTCGCTCAGGTGCTTGTAGTACTTGGCCTTGCCGCCAGCGACCCACAGGGTGCCGGCGTAGGCGCCCTTGGCGTCGGTCAGGTACACGGCCAGGTAGGCGCCGTTGCCGCCGTAGTTCTTGAGCTGCGTCGTGAGCGTGACTTCGCGGCTCTGGGCCAGCGCCGGCACGGCCAGCGCGCAGGCGGCGGCGAGGGTGGTGAGCAGGGGTTTGCGCATGGTGGTTCTTCCTTGTGTGGCTGCTGCCGTCATTCGATCTGCCCGCGCGGCTTGCTGCCGGGGCTGAACAGGGGGCTGGCGGGGGCGGCGCCGGGCGCGGCGGCCGGTGGGCCGTCGGGCGCGGGTTCGCGCCGGTGTTCGCGGTCGCGCTCGCGCCGCTTCATGCTGACCGGCTCCAGCGTCTCGGGGTCGAGCTTGGCCTTGAAGCGGCGGCCCTCGGCGTCGCGGCCGCGGATTTCGTAGCAGCCGTCGTCGATCTTCAGGCGCTCCAGCTCCCAGCCTTTTTGGGCCGCCATCTGGCGCACGGCGTCGCGCGACTGCCAGCGCCGGACCGGCACGTCGCAGTCGTCGCCGGCCCAGGCCGCCAGCGTGGCGGCGCCCAGGGTGAGGGC from Burkholderiaceae bacterium includes these protein-coding regions:
- a CDS encoding cation-translocating P-type ATPase; amino-acid sequence: MTHDHPAGAGHADTPQGLSHHEAAERLARDGPNQLPGSAPKSLLAIVREVLTEPMFLMLLAAGGIYLALGDRGEALFLLGFVFVVIGITLVQERRTQRALESLRELSAPRALVLRGGQEQRIAGTEVVCGDLLVLHEGDRIAADAQLLQGQLEVDESLLTGESVPVAKQATETNEAESASLFASTVVTRGVGLAQVQATAGRTAVGRIGADLAATEAPPSPLQQRSRRLVRGLGVLAIALALAQVGLGWWWNGRPLLDSLLAGIALAMALLPEEIPVILTVFLALGAWRLTRLQVLTRRITAVETLGAITVLAVDKTGTLTQNRMAVAELATPAGAWRAQEARELPEDFHRLVEFAMLATPGDPFDPMEKAIQQFGHAWLQGTEHVHDGREPVFEYALSGEILAMTRVFASGAPRQHLLATKGAPEAVADLCHLDAPRLAAVRAQVEALAERGLRVLGVARGRWPGTGDANGAAWPPSQHDFDFEFLGLLALADPPRPEVPDAIAQCRAARVRVVMMTGDHPATARAIARQVGLSERPEVITGDEIERLDDATLGERLRHVDLCARLKPEHKLRLVQLLHASGEVVAMTGDGVNDAPALKAAHVGIAMGERGTDVAREAAALVLLKDSFAHIVAAIRHGRRIDDNVRKATRFVFAVHLPIVALALAPTLLHWPALLLPVHIVLMELLIDPACSIVFEAEPEAPGIMQRPPRPVDDSPFALRTLVLPLLQGAGVAALLLAAQAGLQARGWSVAQGRTVVFGALLPCVLLLILAQRDPARAVLHRGAAPNPWLPPMAAAVGVLLLAVLAIPGLRHLMGLAPVGWAGLAAGAGVLALCLGWLELLRLAASGRHRMPETPPGKLQY
- a CDS encoding FAD:protein FMN transferase, which encodes MPKTPSERPARQRLHGPTMGTRWSVLCDLEPGVDPAALRRDLAAAVEQVDRQMSPWKPDSDLVRLNRAPTDEWVPLPAEITAVLARALDVARLSHGAFDPTVGALVDAWGFGAARDAPDAAAIRAAPRPAYEKLELDPAAGRARKHALLQVDLCGIAKGYAVDRMAQVLQQHGVAHALAALDGELRALGSQADGTPWAVALERPDTGRRAAHGVLELADLAVATSGDYRHFVQVGEARLAHSMDGRSGRPVHNGVASVTVLAPACMDADAWATALLVAGPGEGLALAQRHGLEVLWLLRRGDTLTEIGLGRFDARETAG
- a CDS encoding PepSY domain-containing protein, producing MLWRQIHRWLGLVAGTVALVLGLTGAVLSLDPVLSRWQARPTPNSLSVAQLAGQIAASVPGAEEVRRLPSGEIVVYGFDNGQARASRIDPASGQVLGEYQPSATMRWFKNLHRSFLLGDGGRIAAALVALAMGLLAATGGVLLARRLGGWRQLLGRVRGTRVQRLHVVTGRAVLAVLLLTSVTALAMSAATFGWVTLDADAEPDLAPSTAITADLPAAQLPLLRELPVRELQKLNFPAADDPADTWQVTTTQGQGWIDRHSGQTLAWHDASTAQRINDWAVLLHTGEGAWAWAPVLGLAGLSIPLFWATGLMLWWQARSQRPRLARNSAPAQADTLVFVASENGSTWGFAQALHAALVQAGHAVHTSGLEHFQVPPNARQVLLLAATYGDGQAPAHAARALERIAQAPVTSARVAVLGFGDRQFKAFCAYAEALDAALRQRGWASLLPLERIHQQSAQEFTRWGERLAEQLGQPLTIDYRPRLPRTTELELVSRQDYPGGAGEPAAILRFKWPKASWLDRLRGRALPRFAAGDLLGVLAPGSAVPRLYSLASGWRDGFVEICVRRRAGGVCSGYLHGLQPGARIAAFIRPNPAFTLEATRRPVMLIGAGTGVAPLAGFIRGNTGYTPMHLYYGARDPALDYYFEDDLQRWLAEQRLASLNTSFSRTPQGGGYVQEALQRDAPRLRELVSKGAIVRVCGSQTMAHGVAQALDAILATMGLSVQQLKAHGRYAEDTF
- a CDS encoding DUF2271 domain-containing protein, whose protein sequence is MRKPLLTTLAAACALAVPALAQSREVTLTTQLKNYGGNGAYLAVYLTDAKGAYAGTLWVAGGKAKYYKHLSDWNRLSAGDAKRLQGVTGASVGAGRTLKVTADLADALIDAGYEIHVDAAVEDMRDSPSEVRLPLTAAGAGKAQAGKQYIQSTSYQLK
- a CDS encoding PepSY domain-containing protein, yielding MKTRQTIAPALLALTLGAATLAAWAGDDCDVPVRRWQSRDAVRQMAAQKGWELERLKIDDGCYEIRGRDAEGRRFKAKLDPETLEPVSMKRRERDREHRREPAPDGPPAAAPGAAPASPLFSPGSKPRGQIE